The genome window CAACATGCTGCGCCGTTTCACTCATATTTATACTCAAAACAAACAATCGGTAGAGCTGCTGCAAAGTATAGGTATAACCAGAGCAAGTATAGCTGGCGACACCCGCTTCGACAGAGTACTACAGACTGCCGCAAGTATAAAACCGATTCCGCTGGTAGAGGCTTTTGTAAGTGGTAGCGACGTATTTATGGTTGGCAGCAGTTGGCCCGCGGATGTAGAGGTTCTGCTTCCGCTCATTCAGAAGTACAGGTCAACTATAAAATTCATTATCGCGCCGCATGAGATCCACGAAAATGGTATCGCTACTCTTATTACGCAGTTAGGCGATGGGGCTGTTCGCTTCTCTCAGGCTGATCTGCAAAGTATAGCCACGTACAATGTGCTGGTGATCGATAATATCGGGATGTTGTCTGCCCTTTATAGTTATGGTACGTATGCTTATATCGGTGGTGCTTTTGGTAAGGGCTTGCACAATACCCTGGAAGCTGCCGTGTTTGGGTTACCGCTGTTTTTCGGGCCGAAGTATGAGAAGTTTCAGGAAGCAGTGGACCTGGTAAACCTGGGCTGCGCGATGCCTGTAAACAATGCTGATGAACTATTAGCTGCTTTTGAGAAAGTACATACCACACCCGGAGCCCGCCAACGTATAACCGACACCGAAAAACAATACGTACAACAGCAGGCAGGCGCCACCACAAAAATTATGGCCGACATACAGCGCCTGTTAAAGAGATAAGATGAAAGGAGTTGTAGTAAAATCTACGGGATCGTGGTACCTTGTTCGGGATGCCGAGGGAAAGCTGCACCGGGCACGTCTGCGTGGCAAGTTCAAGATAAAAGGCTTAAAGGTAAGTAACCCGCTGGCTGTTGGCGACCGTGTTGAGTTTGAAGTGGAAACGACCGGCGAAGATACCGCTGTTATCCATAAGATTGAAGACCGGGAAAATTACATCATCCGCCAGAGCACGCACAAAACTGCTTACTCGCACATAATTGCTGCCAACATAGACCAAGCACTACTTATAGTTACTCTGGTTTCGCCCCGCACATCCTTCGGCTTTATGGATCGTTTTCTGGTTACTGCCGAAGCCTATGACATCCCGACTATACTTGTATTTAACAAGACCGACCTGTACGACGACGAGATGCGCGACTACCAGCGCCAGATCAGCCACATGTACCAGCAGATCGGGTACAGCAGCATGACGGTTTCTGCAAAAACCAACGAAGGCATAGAAGAGATGGGTAAGCTCCTGCAGGGCAAAACCACATTGCTTTCAGGTCACTCAGGTGTCGGAAAATCTACACTTATCAATTTGATAGTTCCAGACCTGGAGCTGAAAACTTCTGAAATTTCCGATTTCTCTGATAAAGGGGTACATACCACCACGTTCGCTGAGATGTTTGAAATCAACAATACGACCTTCATTATCGATACCCCAGGTATAAAAGAACTTGGTATAGTAGATATTCCTAAAAACCAGTTGGGGCATTTCTTCCCGGAGATGCGCGAGCGCCTGAACCAGTGCCGCTTTAACAACTGCACCCATTTTAACGAACCCGGCTGTGCCATTATAGAAGCCGTCCGCCACAACGAAATTTCATTAACCCGCTACGAAAGCTATCTGAGCATGCTGATGGGCGAAGACAACCGGAAGTAACCCTGAAATTTTATGCTATAGTTTGCTTAGCTGCTGCGCTCACCGTTTTGCTGCAGCCATTGTATCGCAATTGTTTCGTCCTGAAATTCCTGGTATACAACGTTTGCTTCAGGCAATGCCTGCACATCTTCTGCAAGCTCCTGAACAAAGTTTTCGCGGTTGGTGTTGGTGGTACCCAATCTGGCTACCCTCTGTAGGCGTGTACTTGCTAAATTCTGCGCAAAGGTCATGTTAATTTCAACATATTCTTCGTCAGTAATGCCAATTACGTCTTCCCGTGCATCAATCAGTAAATTTTTTATATCATAACTGCGGATCTTATCTACAAGCAGCTTCATGGTATAGCTCAATTCAGAACTGGAGGATGTTTTGCTGGCAAGCCACTTAACCACTAAAATATCTGATGCTACATCATAATCCATCAGTATCAGGCCGTCTTTATGCAGAATCATTTGGGTTGTAAAGTATAGGTAAAGCTATTTCGAAGTTGTAATTTAAATGATTTTTCTATAAAAATTCAAAAGTTTCTATCATGCCTGCCCATTACGTTAGCTTATACTGGGTTTAGCAGTAACTGCTTTGTTAAAGTTGCTCACATCTTAACTTCTTTCCTGTCGTTAATAATTTATACTTTAAGCCTGCAGCTATGAAACTTGATAATGCTAATATCCTGATAACAGGTGGCACGCTCGGTATTGGACATGCAACTGCTGAACTGCTGATCAGACACGGCGCAAATGTTGCTATTACCGGTCGTGACGAAAAGCGGACACACAGAGCAGCCCGCTCATTGGGCGCGCTGCCTATCACAGCCGATGTTGCAGATTTTGGCGACGTAAAACACACCTTCTCCACTTTCCTGAATGAGTTTGGCCGGCTTGATGCCCTGATTAACAACGCCGGTATCGGGATGTATAAGCCGCTTGATGAGCTAACCTTGGAGGATTTTGAGCAGGTTTACCGGGTAAATGTATTTGGTGCAGCCATGATGGCCGCCGCAGCTGCCAGTATTTTTAAAACACAGAAGTATGGCAACATCATTAATATAGGTTCTACGGCTGCTACCAAAGGCTACGAAGGCGGCTCCGTGTATGCATCATCTAAAGCCGCACTGCGCAGCATGACCCAAAGCTGGCAGGCAGAACTACGCAGGTATAATGTACGGGTTATGCTGATAAACCCCAGCGAAGTTACCACAGCTTTTGGCCGGGAAGACAGGAAAGAACGTCATCCTGAGCCACACAAACTGCGTGGCCAGGAAATAGCCTGGGCAATTAAAAGCGCCCTGGAAATGGATAACCGCGGCTTTATACCTGAGTTGGCTGTCTGGGCTACAAATCCGTTCTAACTTATACTTACTTCTTGTTTTCAGATACCACCAGCACCTTATCTATGATATGGATGACACCGTTGCTGCTAGGAATATTTTCTTTGTTTACTTCAGCACCATTGATCATTATCATATCTCCTTTTTTAGAGATCTGTAATTGATTGTTGCCTAATGTTTTTACACTGGAACCTGTCTGAAGTGCAGCGCCATCCAGTTTGCCTGCTACCACGTGGTTGTTCAACAGGTCGGTGAGCTGTTTCTTGTTTTCAGGCTTCATCAGGTCTTCCAGCGTACCACCCGGTAAAGCATTAAAAGCTTCGTTTGATGGAGCAAACACTGTATAAGGACCCGTACCATTCAGGGTATTTAGTAAGCCGGCTGCTTTAACAGCTGAAATAAATGTAGAAAGGTCAGTGGTGGATTCCGCATTTTCGGGGATAGACTGAGATGGTGTAGTTTCATAGCCACCGATCTGGGGGTTTACCGGGCCGTCACCTTCTCCGGTCTGCCGGCCATCTGTTGTAGGTTCAGTATTTTTAGCTTCCTGCTGAGAGCCCGGATTTGGCTCCATGCTCTGCTCCTGCATTTCGTTCTCCTGGTGCTTTTCTTCATCGCTGCCGCAGCCAACCAACAAGGAAGCACTGCACAACAGGCCCAGGCCATAAAGCATTATATTCACTTTTTTCATAGTATTAATAAGTATCAAATTTATGGTTCGGTTTCGAAAGCTGCCATTACAGGAGCTTTGTAGTCATGTAAACTATAAAATGTGTACTTTTGTTTTTAGATCATGTTTAACAATTAAACAGCAAAACGCATGAAAACCGCAGAAATACATACTGGCAAAGGAGTAATGAAAGTAGAATTCTACGAAAAAGACGCTCCTAAAACAGTTGATAATTTTATATCGCTTGCTAAAAAAGGCTTTTACGATGGCCTTACTTTTCACCGTGTAATTCCTGATTTCGTGATACAGGGTGGTTGCCCTAACTCCCGCGAAGGTGCTAAAGGCGTACCGGGAACAGGTGGCCCGGGCTACAAGATTGATTGCGAACTTACCGGCGAAAACCAATACCACGACCGTGGTGTGTTAAGTATGGCGCACGCTGGCCGTAACACTGGTGGCTCACAATTCTTTATCTGCCACAGCCGCAAAAACACTGCACACTTAGATCGTAACCACACTTGCTTTGGTAAAGTAGTGGAAGGCCTGGATGTGATTGACCAGATCAAAGCAAACGACAAAATAGAGAAGATTGTAGTGAACGAAGCATAAGCGTTTGTTTACTTCTCATAAAAAAGCCGCTCTGTACCAGAGCGGCTTTTTTATGGTTTATACTTTCTGAAATCGGTTTAAAGAATTTTATAAAGAGAGCAGTAGTATAGCGTACAGAAAAGCACCGGCCGCGAAGGCCCAGTAACGGCTTTCACGGTCCTCGGGAAGTTCTTCTTTGAGTACATTCAGGATAATGCCGCCCCCAACAAAAGCTACCACCATAACCAGCACCACTTCCGGCAACTCTACCACAAACCCGACACTCCAGCCAAGCAGCAAAGCTATTACCAGCACCCAACGACCAACCTTTCGGTACGTATCCTGGTGATGCTCCTGCAAACCATAATCGTTAACTATAAAATGGAGTGCCATGGCAATAGCAAAAAGCAACATCCACTTTATACTTCCTTCTTCCCGCTGAAACAGCACATACCCGATTAGCGCATTGTAAATAGCAAATGAGACAATATGTACCCAGAATAAGCCAGCTCTGGCTTTCTCTTTATCTGCTTT of Pontibacter deserti contains these proteins:
- a CDS encoding fasciclin domain-containing protein, with amino-acid sequence MKKVNIMLYGLGLLCSASLLVGCGSDEEKHQENEMQEQSMEPNPGSQQEAKNTEPTTDGRQTGEGDGPVNPQIGGYETTPSQSIPENAESTTDLSTFISAVKAAGLLNTLNGTGPYTVFAPSNEAFNALPGGTLEDLMKPENKKQLTDLLNNHVVAGKLDGAALQTGSSVKTLGNNQLQISKKGDMIMINGAEVNKENIPSSNGVIHIIDKVLVVSENKK
- a CDS encoding SDR family oxidoreductase; amino-acid sequence: MKLDNANILITGGTLGIGHATAELLIRHGANVAITGRDEKRTHRAARSLGALPITADVADFGDVKHTFSTFLNEFGRLDALINNAGIGMYKPLDELTLEDFEQVYRVNVFGAAMMAAAAASIFKTQKYGNIINIGSTAATKGYEGGSVYASSKAALRSMTQSWQAELRRYNVRVMLINPSEVTTAFGREDRKERHPEPHKLRGQEIAWAIKSALEMDNRGFIPELAVWATNPF
- a CDS encoding 3-deoxy-D-manno-octulosonic acid transferase; the encoded protein is MKLLYDIGLKAYNGLLAVAAPFNQKAKLMLQGREREFERLQQALSGNTAPVVWFHCASLGEFEQGRPVIEAFKTQFPEYKIMLTFFSPSGYEVRKNYSGADFIFYLPLDSAANARKFIKIVQPKLAVFVKYEFWHYYLQELEQRQIPILSISAIFRPEQVFFKPYGEFNRNMLRRFTHIYTQNKQSVELLQSIGITRASIAGDTRFDRVLQTAASIKPIPLVEAFVSGSDVFMVGSSWPADVEVLLPLIQKYRSTIKFIIAPHEIHENGIATLITQLGDGAVRFSQADLQSIATYNVLVIDNIGMLSALYSYGTYAYIGGAFGKGLHNTLEAAVFGLPLFFGPKYEKFQEAVDLVNLGCAMPVNNADELLAAFEKVHTTPGARQRITDTEKQYVQQQAGATTKIMADIQRLLKR
- a CDS encoding peptidylprolyl isomerase, yielding MKTAEIHTGKGVMKVEFYEKDAPKTVDNFISLAKKGFYDGLTFHRVIPDFVIQGGCPNSREGAKGVPGTGGPGYKIDCELTGENQYHDRGVLSMAHAGRNTGGSQFFICHSRKNTAHLDRNHTCFGKVVEGLDVIDQIKANDKIEKIVVNEA
- the rsgA gene encoding ribosome small subunit-dependent GTPase A, whose amino-acid sequence is MKGVVVKSTGSWYLVRDAEGKLHRARLRGKFKIKGLKVSNPLAVGDRVEFEVETTGEDTAVIHKIEDRENYIIRQSTHKTAYSHIIAANIDQALLIVTLVSPRTSFGFMDRFLVTAEAYDIPTILVFNKTDLYDDEMRDYQRQISHMYQQIGYSSMTVSAKTNEGIEEMGKLLQGKTTLLSGHSGVGKSTLINLIVPDLELKTSEISDFSDKGVHTTTFAEMFEINNTTFIIDTPGIKELGIVDIPKNQLGHFFPEMRERLNQCRFNNCTHFNEPGCAIIEAVRHNEISLTRYESYLSMLMGEDNRK